In Mastigocladopsis repens PCC 10914, a single window of DNA contains:
- a CDS encoding lectin-like protein produces MKLANIIGSVVGGGVALITLVTADIAQAVTFNGSTYSLTTTTTWTNAQAQAQAAGGSLVTVNDINEHNFLLSAFGTTESFWIGFTDQDEEGVFEWISEEPVIFKNWVLSEPNNYDGSEDYTAMNQHTAGGWNDLNGQNVLRGIIEVKTTSVPEPSSTLTFLVVGALGGGSLLKRRRQ; encoded by the coding sequence ATGAAATTAGCAAATATTATCGGTTCTGTGGTCGGTGGAGGAGTAGCGCTTATTACCCTGGTAACAGCCGATATAGCACAAGCAGTCACCTTCAATGGCAGTACATATTCTTTAACTACCACAACTACATGGACTAATGCTCAAGCACAAGCACAAGCTGCTGGAGGAAGCCTGGTTACTGTCAACGATATTAATGAGCATAATTTTCTTCTGAGTGCGTTCGGCACTACTGAATCTTTCTGGATTGGGTTTACTGATCAAGATGAAGAAGGTGTATTTGAATGGATTAGTGAGGAACCTGTCATATTTAAAAATTGGGTTCTAAGTGAGCCAAATAATTATGATGGTAGTGAAGACTATACTGCGATGAACCAACATACAGCCGGAGGTTGGAACGACCTAAATGGTCAGAATGTTTTGAGGGGTATTATCGAAGTTAAAACCACTTCCGTTCCTGAACCTTCTTCTACACTGACTTTCTTGGTCGTTGGTGCTTTAGGTGGAGGTTCATTGCTGAAGCGCAGACGGCAATAA
- a CDS encoding response regulator: MYRQPLVLVVEQDLHYLELLNSHFKLLKLSCICAKQGIKALILSQTHQPDLILLDIALPDLNGLQVIHYLKRNPETTMIPIIGVTVLTSEQDGDSILLAGADDCITKPYNFPQLEAAIHCHLNRVHSYN; this comes from the coding sequence ATGTATAGGCAGCCATTGGTTTTAGTTGTAGAACAAGATTTACACTATTTAGAACTTCTCAATTCTCACTTTAAGTTACTAAAATTATCGTGTATTTGTGCCAAACAAGGAATCAAGGCTTTGATTTTGTCGCAAACCCACCAACCAGATTTAATTCTGCTAGATATTGCACTACCTGATTTAAATGGTTTACAAGTTATTCATTACTTGAAGCGAAACCCAGAGACAACGATGATTCCAATTATTGGAGTGACAGTTTTAACAAGCGAACAAGACGGGGATTCCATTCTTCTAGCAGGAGCTGATGATTGCATTACCAAACCATATAATTTTCCTCAATTAGAAGCAGCTATCCACTGCCATCTTAATCGGGTACACTCTTACAATTAG
- a CDS encoding DUF2294 domain-containing protein, whose protein sequence is MSKPTIGQLEREITNRIRSLYRNQLGHQTGKIICQFFDKELAISIENSVTRPEQTLITEGYKSLAEQVRLDLNKIIAPQLKDLIEGVIKKIVVDLLINTSLTTGRTGIIIFLEALPEVRNCESIPKANCKSVPD, encoded by the coding sequence ATGTCTAAACCTACAATTGGACAACTAGAAAGAGAAATAACAAATCGTATCCGCTCCTTGTATAGGAATCAACTTGGGCATCAAACAGGAAAAATCATTTGCCAATTTTTTGATAAAGAATTGGCAATCTCTATAGAAAATTCTGTGACCCGTCCTGAGCAAACTCTCATAACAGAAGGTTATAAGAGTTTGGCTGAACAAGTGCGATTAGATTTAAACAAAATAATTGCCCCACAACTCAAAGATTTGATTGAGGGAGTCATAAAAAAAATAGTGGTAGACCTATTGATAAATACAAGTTTAACAACAGGTCGCACTGGTATTATTATTTTTTTAGAAGCATTGCCAGAGGTTCGCAATTGTGAAAGTATTCCTAAGGCTAATTGTAAGAGTGTACCCGATTAA
- a CDS encoding response regulator, giving the protein MLDLKLPDIDGYTLLEQKQQSNWRHIPVIAVSAFAFKADERRARSLGAIQYLVKSVNLDELQQAIQEVLLDYIDQDLA; this is encoded by the coding sequence TTGCTGGATTTGAAGTTACCAGACATCGATGGCTACACCCTACTTGAACAAAAGCAACAGTCAAACTGGCGGCACATCCCTGTGATTGCCGTTTCTGCGTTTGCTTTTAAAGCAGACGAGCGACGCGCTCGCAGCTTGGGGGCAATTCAATACTTAGTCAAATCAGTGAACCTTGATGAGTTGCAACAAGCAATTCAAGAAGTATTGCTCGATTACATTGACCAAGATTTGGCTTAA
- a CDS encoding helicase-related protein yields MGSSLTTATAISGFAIAANGRERLIAGQSWLLCQEIGHGLQLPLNIGRTSSQDTGVTPNADVIVATASLEVGFNDPEVGDVIQHKAPRDMASFLQRKGRAGRRRTMRPWTVVVLSDYGRDRIAYQGYDILFNPVLEKRSHLMLTSASTMARNLIRQFASPRDKMVVQQLWDLPNLLTV; encoded by the coding sequence TTGGGGTCGTCCCTTACCACGGCGACAGCCATTAGCGGCTTTGCGATCGCCGCTAATGGTAGAGAAAGGCTGATTGCTGGTCAATCCTGGCTGCTGTGCCAAGAAATCGGTCACGGTTTGCAACTTCCTTTGAATATTGGGCGCACCAGTTCCCAAGATACCGGAGTTACCCCAAATGCAGACGTGATTGTTGCTACTGCATCCCTGGAAGTGGGATTTAACGATCCAGAAGTTGGAGATGTCATCCAGCACAAAGCACCGCGAGATATGGCCTCATTTCTGCAAAGGAAAGGACGGGCGGGACGACGCAGAACCATGCGACCTTGGACGGTGGTGGTGCTTTCTGATTATGGACGGGACAGAATCGCCTATCAAGGCTATGATATTTTGTTTAACCCAGTTTTAGAAAAGCGATCGCATCTCATGCTAACATCCGCTTCGACAATGGCCAGGAACTTGATACGACAATTCGCTTCACCCAGAGACAAGATGGTAGTCCAGCAGCTGTGGGATTTACCCAATCTGTTGACGGTCTAG
- the cas2 gene encoding CRISPR-associated endonuclease Cas2 → MAEHKNCYLICYDIRDSKRWRKAYNLLQGYGERIQYSIFRSWLSQRSREKLRWELEKILAPEDTLLLIRLSHQCVAGIPAYNRPGAWSFPEEAYRIV, encoded by the coding sequence ATGGCAGAACATAAAAATTGCTACCTCATTTGTTATGATATTCGCGATTCAAAGCGTTGGCGCAAAGCTTACAACCTACTCCAAGGCTATGGCGAACGAATACAATACTCTATTTTTCGCTCTTGGCTAAGTCAGCGATCGCGAGAGAAATTACGCTGGGAGCTAGAAAAGATATTAGCCCCAGAAGATACTCTACTTTTGATTCGTCTATCGCACCAGTGTGTTGCTGGTATACCAGCTTATAACCGTCCGGGTGCTTGGTCATTTCCAGAGGAGGCATACCGCATTGTCTGA
- a CDS encoding type I-MYXAN CRISPR-associated endonuclease Cas4/Cas1: MQTLKYLEFSTKPETIRVSALHALAYCPRLFYLEEVEELYTQDAAVFAGRRLHTELEKQEDEEWEELFLESEELGLRGRLDALRTRDGQTIPYEHKRGRAHRDENKQPSAWQSDKLQILAYAYLLESALGITVKEGRIRYHADNVLVHVPLDDAGRSAVREAIQQARTLRESTHRPPVIDNERLCARCSLAPVCLPEEARLAHDREWQPIRLFPEDDERQVIHVLEPGTSVGRTGEQIKIARRNQPVETIPARQVGQLVLHSFSQISTQALHFCADQGIGVHFISGGGRYLGSFDTRQGSIQRRIRQYTALSNPDTCLELARKLVVCRAQGQRKFLMRGTRGKAETPESLKAAIAQMKVVLKQVPQAKSLESLLGLEGNLAALYFSALPCLISKEVPEGMHFAGRNRNPPKDRFNTLLSFGYALLLKDVMNAILTVGLEPALGFYHQPRSQAAPLALDLIEIFRVPLVDMTVMASVNRNQWDIKADFEVRGEQVWLSEAGKRKFVELYERRKQESWKHPVTSYSLTYRRLFELEVRLLEKEWSGEGGLFGHLVLR, encoded by the coding sequence ATGCAAACTCTCAAATATCTTGAATTTTCTACAAAACCAGAAACCATTCGTGTATCTGCACTCCACGCCCTCGCTTACTGCCCCCGCCTCTTCTACCTCGAAGAAGTTGAAGAACTTTACACCCAAGATGCCGCAGTCTTTGCCGGACGCAGACTGCACACCGAACTCGAAAAACAAGAAGACGAAGAGTGGGAAGAACTTTTTCTCGAAAGCGAAGAACTAGGATTACGCGGTCGGCTTGATGCCCTCCGCACCCGTGACGGACAAACAATTCCCTACGAACACAAACGCGGTCGCGCTCACCGAGACGAGAACAAGCAACCATCTGCTTGGCAGAGCGACAAGCTACAAATCCTTGCTTATGCCTATCTCTTAGAATCAGCCTTGGGAATCACAGTCAAAGAAGGTCGCATTCGCTACCACGCTGATAATGTCTTAGTTCATGTACCATTAGATGATGCAGGACGCTCAGCGGTTCGCGAAGCAATTCAGCAAGCACGCACTCTCAGAGAATCTACTCACCGACCACCAGTGATTGATAATGAGCGATTGTGCGCCCGTTGTTCCTTGGCTCCCGTCTGCTTGCCTGAAGAAGCGAGACTTGCCCATGACCGGGAATGGCAACCAATTCGCTTGTTTCCTGAAGACGACGAACGGCAAGTGATTCATGTTTTAGAACCAGGGACATCTGTCGGCAGAACAGGAGAACAAATCAAAATTGCCCGTCGCAATCAACCTGTAGAAACCATTCCTGCTCGTCAGGTTGGACAACTGGTGTTGCACAGTTTCTCCCAAATCTCCACCCAAGCACTGCACTTTTGTGCTGATCAAGGAATTGGGGTGCATTTTATTTCTGGTGGTGGACGTTACCTCGGTAGTTTTGATACCCGCCAGGGTAGCATCCAACGCCGTATTCGTCAGTATACTGCTCTTAGCAACCCTGATACCTGTCTGGAGTTAGCCCGTAAACTGGTAGTTTGTCGCGCTCAGGGACAGAGGAAGTTCTTAATGCGAGGGACTAGGGGCAAAGCTGAAACACCAGAGAGTTTGAAGGCGGCAATCGCCCAAATGAAAGTTGTCCTCAAACAAGTTCCTCAAGCAAAATCTTTGGAATCCCTATTAGGACTGGAGGGGAACCTTGCTGCTCTTTATTTTAGTGCCCTGCCTTGTTTGATTTCTAAAGAAGTGCCAGAAGGAATGCATTTTGCTGGGAGAAACCGCAATCCACCCAAAGATAGGTTTAATACGCTGTTGAGTTTTGGATATGCTTTACTACTTAAAGATGTAATGAATGCCATCTTGACAGTAGGACTGGAACCTGCATTAGGTTTTTACCATCAGCCGCGTTCACAAGCTGCACCACTAGCATTGGATCTGATTGAAATATTTCGAGTGCCTTTGGTAGACATGACAGTGATGGCTTCAGTTAATCGCAACCAATGGGATATCAAGGCAGATTTTGAAGTTCGTGGAGAGCAGGTTTGGTTGAGCGAAGCTGGTAAGCGCAAGTTTGTTGAACTGTACGAGCGCCGCAAACAAGAGAGTTGGAAACATCCAGTCACTAGTTATTCCCTTACCTATCGCCGTTTGTTTGAGTTGGAGGTGCGATTGTTAGAAAAAGAATGGTCTGGTGAGGGTGGTTTGTTTGGTCATCTGGTGCTGCGATGA
- a CDS encoding Uma2 family endonuclease, producing MVQSSNQRLTLEEFLALPEGDITYEFVNGEAVPKYKDDEMSPKFFHGSTTGALFILLSAWAQAKGRVVIEWAIKLTRNQQDWMPVPDLTYISYHRLPADWLLDEACPVAPELVIEIISPGQTFGEIAEKATDYLKAGVPCVWVVDTKARTVTVFTSSLPITYRFDQVITDDLLPGLEITPNAIFQQAGLNP from the coding sequence ATGGTTCAGTCTTCTAATCAACGCCTAACGCTAGAAGAATTTCTTGCACTCCCGGAAGGAGATATTACATACGAGTTTGTTAATGGTGAAGCTGTCCCAAAATATAAAGACGATGAAATGTCACCAAAGTTTTTTCATGGCTCGACTACTGGTGCTTTATTTATACTATTGTCTGCATGGGCACAAGCAAAAGGTCGAGTTGTTATTGAATGGGCAATCAAACTAACACGAAATCAACAAGATTGGATGCCTGTACCCGATCTGACCTATATTTCATATCACCGTCTTCCTGCTGACTGGCTATTAGATGAAGCTTGCCCTGTTGCACCGGAATTAGTAATTGAAATTATCTCACCTGGGCAAACTTTTGGCGAAATTGCCGAAAAAGCGACTGATTATCTCAAAGCTGGTGTTCCTTGTGTTTGGGTGGTTGATACAAAAGCTAGAACTGTAACTGTATTTACGTCATCTTTGCCGATTACTTATCGATTTGATCAAGTCATTACTGATGATTTGCTACCAGGATTGGAAATTACCCCTAACGCAATCTTTCAACAAGCTGGGTTAAATCCCTAA
- the cas5 gene encoding type I-MYXAN CRISPR-associated protein Cas5/Cmx5/DevS, which translates to MTTTTEKILAMFVEVPIASFRQSRAREYAETYPVPPPSTVYGMLLSMVGEMDRYKHCGTRLAMALPRPPEAMLPEGAAQRAIALVSQPQKSTVIRTFRRFKKKDIHDPSNARPDYQELLTDVRFITWVDAGEDNSQPTLAERLQMAFANPASINRFGGLCLGESRDLVNDVTLLPKNYQGQSLQWLVQDENGLLTLPYWVDHVGSKGTHWQRYIILEPSELSHPPESAWTVIKAT; encoded by the coding sequence ATGACGACAACCACTGAGAAAATATTGGCTATGTTCGTAGAAGTTCCTATAGCTAGTTTTCGTCAATCTCGTGCAAGAGAGTACGCTGAAACTTACCCAGTCCCTCCACCATCCACAGTTTATGGAATGCTACTTTCAATGGTTGGTGAGATGGACAGGTACAAGCACTGTGGAACTCGTTTGGCGATGGCGCTCCCGCGCCCGCCGGAGGCGATGCTCCCGGAGGGAGCCGCCCAAAGGGCGATCGCTCTGGTTTCCCAACCACAAAAATCTACTGTTATCCGCACATTTCGCCGTTTTAAGAAGAAAGATATCCATGATCCTAGTAATGCCAGACCAGATTATCAGGAACTGTTGACTGATGTTAGATTTATTACTTGGGTTGATGCTGGGGAGGATAATTCACAGCCAACGCTAGCAGAACGCTTACAGATGGCATTTGCCAATCCTGCTTCCATCAATCGTTTTGGCGGTCTTTGTTTAGGAGAAAGCCGAGATTTGGTTAATGATGTTACCTTGTTGCCCAAAAACTACCAAGGTCAATCATTGCAATGGCTGGTACAAGATGAAAACGGGTTGTTAACTTTACCCTATTGGGTGGATCATGTTGGTTCAAAGGGTACTCATTGGCAGAGATACATAATACTTGAACCTTCTGAGTTATCTCATCCTCCTGAGTCTGCCTGGACGGTCATTAAAGCAACTTAG
- the cas7i gene encoding type I-B CRISPR-associated protein Cas7/Cst2/DevR — protein MSFHLFGNVLTGYGTAANNRGENEGNITTLQKILWKGEVHTTVSSEAIRWALRYYWQTAGNGYQVNRRWDDDANDNIWQNENFDDTNFIDDDVLGFMRAEGAKVEASDEPKQKGKKAPKGTTTAKRGVLEVTRAVSTTPFSGDLTFNAASGKKGRTSLYGTEVHATRYQYGFALTPERLKDKSRIIAVLDGLSSLGEVAGNHSRFLYDFSPESLVLRWTHDFAPRILYCFEENEEEISIGELVRKVKNQDIEPQELWIAGAITESQEAEELEELGVNIFPGIKLAVQSMKQVIDRDLQLPQLELIR, from the coding sequence ATGTCGTTTCATTTATTTGGAAATGTGTTGACTGGGTATGGTACTGCTGCCAATAATCGTGGAGAAAACGAAGGTAATATTACAACCTTACAAAAAATTCTTTGGAAGGGAGAAGTACATACAACAGTTTCATCTGAGGCAATTCGTTGGGCATTACGCTACTACTGGCAGACTGCTGGCAACGGTTATCAAGTTAATCGTCGTTGGGATGATGATGCCAATGATAATATTTGGCAAAATGAAAATTTTGATGACACCAATTTTATTGATGATGATGTATTAGGTTTTATGCGTGCAGAGGGTGCAAAAGTTGAAGCTTCAGATGAACCCAAACAAAAAGGAAAAAAAGCACCTAAAGGTACAACAACAGCTAAACGAGGAGTTTTGGAAGTAACTCGTGCTGTTTCTACAACACCTTTTAGTGGTGATTTAACCTTCAATGCTGCTAGTGGTAAAAAAGGACGGACTTCACTTTATGGAACTGAGGTTCATGCAACTCGTTATCAATATGGATTTGCATTAACTCCAGAACGTCTGAAAGATAAATCTCGCATAATTGCAGTTCTAGATGGTTTGAGTTCTCTGGGCGAAGTAGCAGGTAATCATTCTCGCTTTCTCTACGATTTTTCTCCCGAAAGTTTAGTTTTACGATGGACTCATGACTTCGCTCCCCGTATTCTTTACTGCTTTGAAGAGAATGAAGAAGAAATATCAATTGGGGAATTGGTAAGAAAGGTCAAAAATCAGGATATTGAACCGCAGGAGTTATGGATAGCTGGTGCCATTACAGAATCTCAGGAAGCGGAAGAATTAGAAGAATTGGGGGTGAATATTTTCCCAGGAATTAAATTAGCTGTTCAAAGCATGAAACAAGTCATCGATAGGGATTTACAGCTACCTCAATTGGAGTTAATTCGATGA
- the cas8a1 gene encoding type I-MYXAN CRISPR-associated Cas8a1/Cmx1 codes for MKLEFDLGNPSFTLLHCAGLAGLWMTLKQLEIEKVARPEGLNWQLSNRKVILNWERSDKTVLEWLLKESFQINDGLIALRGLDSQTMRKDAQVIVHQGILGTFLQHTSTHKSSGTKTESLSLGEGEKEIQVTYKTLQSYAYQDFASNLCDKNGQLLTKPISVAGWLNPGAVVRHVAFSSDTSFEELPEDAFVLLFAPVACYYYILRSKLRDKRAQYALVVPEITDLEKYAQYRQNQNLRYATYKDFHASGLGDAGLKFLTLETTIDITRDFGVSRCQVFTLGTVAWATQQKTRTDMYVVKANDEICHNYQVCKDWLKDKSIEGKDSNFVVTSFAKELIAENLARNQPWYSGISEKVNSNELFKKLAYERGGLYQVIQKVKSDEREKLFVQACHEAINYTYGQVADKTKPGEIPNFERVTVKIRTGLSRCKNSDTFREFITDFWSRAGKLPTLQEHWEELMEFVMAEKNWKKSRDLALLALASYKGKGVSNEDDVIDIGI; via the coding sequence GTGAAATTAGAGTTTGATTTAGGTAATCCTAGCTTTACTTTATTGCATTGTGCTGGTTTAGCTGGGTTATGGATGACTTTAAAGCAGTTAGAAATAGAAAAAGTGGCTCGTCCAGAGGGGTTAAATTGGCAGCTTTCCAACCGAAAAGTCATCTTAAATTGGGAAAGAAGCGATAAAACAGTTTTGGAATGGCTATTAAAAGAATCATTCCAAATAAATGATGGACTAATTGCCCTTCGCGGTTTAGATTCACAAACTATGCGTAAGGACGCTCAGGTAATTGTACACCAGGGAATTCTTGGCACTTTTTTACAGCATACCAGCACCCATAAATCGAGTGGAACCAAAACCGAATCTCTATCATTAGGTGAGGGGGAAAAAGAGATTCAGGTTACATATAAAACCTTACAAAGCTATGCTTATCAAGATTTTGCCAGTAACCTTTGTGATAAAAACGGGCAATTACTGACAAAACCAATTAGTGTTGCTGGGTGGTTAAATCCTGGTGCAGTGGTACGTCATGTTGCTTTCAGTTCTGATACTTCTTTTGAAGAACTTCCAGAAGATGCATTTGTTCTGTTATTTGCTCCCGTCGCTTGTTATTACTACATTCTGCGCTCGAAGTTGCGAGATAAACGTGCTCAGTATGCATTGGTAGTTCCGGAAATTACAGATTTAGAAAAGTATGCCCAATATCGTCAAAATCAAAACTTAAGATATGCCACTTACAAAGATTTTCATGCATCAGGTTTAGGTGATGCAGGGCTAAAATTTTTGACTTTAGAAACAACAATAGATATTACTAGAGACTTTGGTGTATCGCGTTGCCAAGTTTTCACTTTGGGAACTGTTGCATGGGCAACTCAACAAAAAACTCGGACAGATATGTATGTGGTAAAAGCCAATGACGAGATTTGTCACAACTATCAGGTTTGTAAAGATTGGTTGAAAGATAAATCAATTGAAGGTAAGGATAGTAATTTTGTGGTAACTAGCTTTGCTAAGGAATTAATTGCTGAAAACTTAGCTAGAAATCAACCTTGGTATTCTGGTATTTCCGAAAAAGTAAACAGTAACGAATTATTCAAAAAGTTAGCTTACGAAAGGGGAGGGCTATATCAAGTGATTCAGAAAGTTAAATCAGATGAACGCGAAAAACTATTTGTTCAAGCTTGCCATGAGGCAATCAATTATACTTATGGTCAAGTTGCTGATAAAACTAAACCTGGTGAGATTCCTAATTTTGAACGTGTCACTGTAAAAATCAGAACCGGATTAAGTAGATGTAAAAATTCGGATACATTTCGAGAATTTATTACTGATTTTTGGTCACGAGCAGGGAAATTACCCACTTTACAGGAACATTGGGAAGAGTTAATGGAGTTTGTGATGGCTGAGAAGAACTGGAAAAAATCGAGAGATTTAGCTTTGCTGGCGTTAGCTAGTTATAAAGGTAAAGGTGTTTCTAATGAAGATGATGTAATTGATATTGGCATTTAA
- the cas3 gene encoding CRISPR-associated helicase Cas3' — MFKVLLAKSLSVEENKNDIARGAAKYTGHISLVVQAADVLVGNLGKPILQQLGIKHIDLDYFATTVRLGAYLHDWGKANQHFQEMVYLKTLDPKSPDPKLRDYRKRILALSKEHSDKQMLRHEIISGILALQVPTFREWLEQCQNANLMIAVWAAMGHHLKIGINQNNQAAEFIAEIPSGIGDELKFYTHHSDFQAVLKMGHKALGLPESLPDLPPEIWSKSQLQKALINLRNEFIQFESQLDWEQQKFIAAVKATVIAADLAGSALPLAEEDFKEWIEQVLSLQLSKEDIQKLVNQRLKGQKLRPFQELIAKSRRRVTLVKAGCGTGKTIGAYAWGEKWAVGRKLFFSYPTTGTASQGYIDYADGTEIEAALMHSRADLDRELLFSGESDDSEGIDARLMAFQAWRKKLIVCTVDSVLGLIQNNRKPLYSWAAIAQSAFVFDEVHAYDTRLFGALLKFIKAFRGAPILLMSASFTPEQLQAIRQVLAEQGEELDEPIEGPKELEELKRYDIKYVPEVTDFDEKEIWQPVIEALRNKQKVLWVTNSVPSCIKIYRTAKIKLAEQLPQLSLEPLIYHSRYRYKDRLKKHKAVIEAFGKNEPVLAITTQVCEMSLDLSADFLISAMAPAASLIQRLGRLNRRMTKPEEGAKQAIIYPWNNDGRPYDLAELATGKQLIQEFSGKTGISQRDLAQVAARLHSEKVEQVKSSWLEDNWCNRPDFLREGGYTITVLLGEDETAIWDIAEQRRQELLKRGINESRMKLFKQEAQAWSVPIRIEKDYYQWERRGFYPITLKGRIRYSEEVGAEQ, encoded by the coding sequence ATGTTTAAGGTGTTGTTGGCTAAATCGTTATCAGTAGAGGAGAACAAAAACGATATAGCACGAGGCGCTGCAAAGTATACAGGACATATCAGCTTGGTGGTGCAAGCGGCTGATGTTTTGGTAGGTAACTTGGGTAAGCCCATTCTCCAGCAATTAGGGATAAAACATATTGATTTAGATTACTTTGCAACGACAGTTAGATTAGGCGCGTACTTACATGATTGGGGTAAAGCAAATCAACATTTTCAGGAGATGGTTTACCTGAAAACTCTTGATCCTAAATCACCAGATCCAAAGCTCCGAGATTATAGAAAGCGAATTTTGGCACTTTCCAAGGAGCATTCAGACAAACAAATGCTGCGTCATGAAATTATTAGCGGTATTTTGGCGTTGCAAGTACCTACCTTTAGGGAATGGTTGGAACAATGCCAGAATGCAAACTTGATGATTGCTGTTTGGGCAGCAATGGGACATCATTTAAAAATAGGAATAAATCAAAATAATCAAGCCGCAGAATTTATAGCTGAAATTCCTTCAGGTATTGGAGATGAATTAAAGTTTTATACCCATCATTCAGACTTTCAAGCTGTTTTGAAAATGGGTCATAAAGCTTTAGGATTACCTGAAAGCTTACCAGACTTACCTCCAGAAATTTGGTCAAAGTCACAATTACAAAAGGCTTTAATAAATCTACGTAACGAATTTATTCAGTTTGAATCGCAACTAGATTGGGAGCAGCAAAAATTTATTGCTGCTGTGAAAGCAACGGTAATTGCAGCAGATTTGGCTGGTTCTGCGTTACCTCTAGCTGAAGAAGACTTCAAGGAATGGATTGAACAAGTCTTATCATTGCAACTTTCAAAAGAAGATATTCAGAAATTAGTCAATCAACGCCTAAAAGGTCAAAAGTTACGTCCCTTTCAAGAGTTAATTGCCAAATCGCGTCGTCGAGTAACGCTTGTCAAAGCAGGTTGTGGAACAGGTAAAACGATTGGTGCATACGCTTGGGGAGAAAAATGGGCAGTAGGACGTAAACTATTTTTTTCTTATCCAACTACAGGTACAGCTTCACAGGGATATATCGACTATGCAGATGGTACAGAAATCGAAGCAGCTTTAATGCATTCTCGTGCAGATTTGGATCGAGAACTACTATTTTCTGGGGAATCTGATGATTCTGAGGGTATCGATGCTCGATTAATGGCTTTTCAGGCATGGCGGAAGAAACTGATTGTCTGTACAGTTGATTCTGTATTGGGCTTAATTCAAAACAATCGCAAGCCGCTTTACTCCTGGGCGGCGATCGCTCAATCAGCTTTTGTATTTGATGAAGTCCACGCATACGATACACGTCTTTTTGGTGCATTGTTGAAATTTATCAAAGCGTTTCGCGGTGCGCCCATTCTCTTGATGAGTGCCAGTTTTACTCCCGAACAGTTACAAGCTATTCGTCAAGTACTTGCAGAACAAGGCGAAGAATTAGACGAACCCATCGAAGGACCAAAGGAACTAGAGGAACTTAAGCGTTACGACATTAAATATGTCCCTGAAGTAACTGACTTTGATGAAAAGGAAATCTGGCAACCTGTAATAGAAGCTCTCAGAAATAAGCAGAAAGTGTTATGGGTAACTAATTCTGTACCAAGCTGTATCAAAATTTATCGCACAGCCAAAATTAAGCTTGCTGAACAATTACCACAGTTAAGCCTCGAACCGTTAATTTATCACAGTCGTTACCGTTACAAAGATAGACTTAAAAAGCATAAAGCTGTAATTGAAGCCTTTGGAAAAAATGAACCAGTCTTGGCTATCACTACGCAAGTTTGTGAAATGTCGTTGGATTTAAGCGCTGATTTCTTGATATCTGCAATGGCTCCCGCAGCATCTTTAATTCAACGCTTAGGAAGACTGAACCGCAGAATGACGAAACCAGAAGAAGGGGCAAAACAGGCAATTATTTATCCTTGGAATAATGATGGACGACCCTATGATTTGGCAGAACTTGCCACAGGAAAACAATTAATTCAAGAATTTTCTGGTAAAACAGGTATTTCTCAACGAGATTTAGCACAAGTCGCTGCCCGTCTTCACTCAGAGAAAGTCGAGCAAGTTAAATCAAGTTGGTTGGAAGATAACTGGTGTAATCGCCCAGATTTTCTACGTGAAGGTGGATACACAATTACCGTGTTATTGGGTGAGGATGAAACAGCGATATGGGATATTGCCGAACAGCGCAGACAAGAATTACTCAAACGAGGCATAAATGAATCCCGGATGAAATTGTTCAAACAGGAAGCACAAGCTTGGTCAGTACCTATCCGAATTGAGAAAGACTACTATCAATGGGAACGTAGGGGATTCTATCCCATCACTCTAAAAGGCAGAATTCGCTACAGCGAAGAGGTAGGGGCAGAACAGTGA